From one Phocaeicola salanitronis DSM 18170 genomic stretch:
- a CDS encoding Rpn family recombination-promoting nuclease/putative transposase, translating to MRYLNPKADLTFKKVFGEHPDLIISFLNALLPFEKPEEEITQVEYLNPEMVPQTPFHKDSIVDVRCKDQSGRQFIVEMQMMWTSAYKQRVLFNASKAYVSQLDKGKDYELLQPVYSLNLVNDTFSDSKGYYHDFQIVEETETREVIEGLRFIFIELPKFTPDNYQGKKMQVLWLRYLTEINEKTREAPEELMENPEIKKAVTQLEESAFSKEQLLGYDHFWDVVSTAKMQISSSRREGLEEGRAEGLKEGEKIGIEKGEKKKAIEMAQSLKAKGVAISIIAECSGLSEKEINSL from the coding sequence ATGAGATACCTTAATCCCAAAGCAGACCTTACCTTCAAGAAAGTGTTCGGAGAACATCCCGACTTGATTATCAGTTTCCTGAACGCATTGCTCCCATTCGAGAAACCCGAAGAAGAGATTACACAGGTGGAATACCTGAACCCCGAAATGGTTCCGCAAACGCCTTTCCACAAAGACAGCATCGTGGACGTGCGATGCAAGGACCAAAGCGGAAGGCAGTTCATCGTAGAGATGCAGATGATGTGGACTTCGGCATACAAGCAGCGCGTCCTGTTCAACGCGTCGAAAGCATACGTCAGCCAGCTGGACAAGGGGAAAGACTACGAACTGCTGCAGCCCGTCTACTCGCTGAACCTCGTGAACGACACCTTCTCGGACAGCAAAGGGTATTACCACGACTTCCAGATTGTGGAAGAAACCGAGACCAGGGAAGTCATCGAAGGGCTGCGGTTCATCTTCATCGAACTCCCCAAGTTCACGCCGGACAACTACCAAGGCAAGAAGATGCAGGTGCTTTGGCTACGCTACCTGACCGAAATCAACGAAAAGACACGCGAGGCACCGGAAGAGCTGATGGAGAATCCCGAAATCAAGAAAGCCGTAACCCAACTGGAAGAATCCGCCTTCAGCAAAGAACAGCTCCTCGGATACGACCACTTTTGGGATGTGGTTAGCACTGCAAAAATGCAAATCAGCAGCTCACGTAGAGAAGGATTGGAAGAAGGAAGAGCTGAAGGATTGAAAGAAGGAGAAAAAATCGGTATTGAAAAAGGAGAAAAGAAAAAAGCAATTGAAATGGCGCAAAGCCTGAAGGCTAAAGGAGTTGCAATCAGCATAATTGCTGAATGCAGCGGATTGTCCGAAAAGGAAATCAACAGCTTGTAG
- a CDS encoding outer membrane beta-barrel family protein produces MRQILFFLLCLCAASILPAQTYTGKVTDEKNQPLPYANVVLLSLPDSAFVTGTVSDESGAFALKTNRDNLLLRISSIGYATIYNKVEKPDLGTIQLLPDAQLLGEVVVKGDLPKVQLKGDAQVTNVTGTILEKAGTGNDLLSKLPGVSAEEGTVNVFGSGEAEIYINGRKMRNASELDQLSSDNVKRVEMVRNPGARYDATVKAVVRIYTKKAQGEGFGFNNRAYVRYQYGWSVLDQFNFNYRKGGFDFGGMLFGSHSYNEDNKILTTETYLDKYWKQVNDIHSQSQSQNFSARLSLNYQFNENHSMGARYEFDRTPKDKWSISPMYSEVFQSGELYEQNTSNGWQKTPATTHSFNVYYNGQIGEWNVDFNADGMWSYTKNLQDMNEQYLPADGIWQEQNISSYNKDENTLYAAKLIVSRPLWGGNFSFGGEYTYTDRVNTYVNYQGILADDDSNIEESAASAFLEYARSFGKLRAQVGVRYEHITSDYYEDDIRVDGQSRTYDNVFPTVSFSLPVGKTQLSLSYTGSIERPSYWDLRSNVTYANRYTYESGNPLLQPSLINRLSLDASWEWIYFNARYTHTKDVMIQTSAAYSDDDPTITLLIHDNKYNLDNINATLSFSPVISVWSPRLTLMYLQQWYKVDMPNGKRKNFNNPIGSFTWNNNFRLPLGFMLDVDFFLQTTGEQENYHIAKTVWSADFGLRKTFFNERFSLQLQATNLFNSKEYDGFVYSGNRILGLDQQSRRRFTLTLRYKFNATKSKYKGTGAGQEQRSRM; encoded by the coding sequence ATGAGACAGATTTTATTCTTTTTGCTGTGTCTGTGCGCGGCATCCATCCTTCCGGCGCAGACCTACACGGGCAAGGTAACGGACGAGAAAAACCAGCCATTGCCCTACGCCAATGTAGTGTTGTTATCCCTTCCCGATTCCGCCTTTGTGACGGGAACGGTAAGTGATGAATCGGGTGCTTTTGCCCTAAAGACGAACCGGGACAATCTGCTGCTCCGGATTTCCTCCATCGGCTATGCTACTATATATAATAAGGTAGAGAAACCGGACTTGGGAACCATCCAGCTTTTGCCCGATGCACAGCTGTTGGGCGAAGTGGTGGTAAAGGGCGATTTGCCCAAAGTGCAGTTGAAAGGGGATGCGCAGGTGACGAATGTGACGGGCACTATCTTGGAGAAGGCAGGTACGGGCAATGACTTGCTGAGCAAGCTTCCGGGCGTATCGGCGGAAGAAGGTACGGTAAACGTGTTCGGTTCGGGTGAGGCTGAAATCTATATCAACGGGCGCAAGATGCGTAATGCTTCGGAACTGGACCAGCTTTCATCGGATAACGTGAAGCGTGTAGAGATGGTGCGCAATCCCGGTGCACGGTATGACGCAACGGTGAAAGCCGTGGTGCGCATCTATACCAAGAAGGCACAAGGGGAGGGATTTGGTTTCAATAACCGGGCTTATGTAAGATACCAATACGGGTGGAGCGTACTTGACCAGTTCAATTTCAATTACCGTAAGGGTGGATTTGATTTTGGAGGTATGCTTTTCGGTTCCCATTCATATAATGAGGATAACAAGATCCTGACGACGGAGACTTACCTTGATAAATATTGGAAACAGGTGAATGATATTCACTCTCAGTCGCAAAGCCAAAACTTTTCCGCCAGACTTTCGCTCAACTACCAATTTAATGAGAATCATTCCATGGGTGCCCGTTATGAGTTTGACCGTACTCCCAAAGACAAATGGTCGATTTCCCCTATGTATTCGGAGGTGTTCCAAAGTGGAGAGCTTTATGAACAGAACACAAGCAATGGATGGCAAAAAACTCCTGCTACCACTCATTCGTTTAATGTATATTATAACGGACAGATAGGAGAGTGGAATGTTGATTTCAATGCCGACGGGATGTGGTCGTACACCAAAAACTTGCAGGACATGAATGAACAGTACCTTCCGGCAGACGGCATTTGGCAAGAACAGAACATCTCTTCTTACAACAAGGACGAAAATACGCTTTATGCTGCTAAACTGATTGTGAGCCGTCCTTTGTGGGGTGGCAATTTTTCATTCGGCGGTGAGTATACATACACAGACCGGGTGAACACTTATGTCAACTATCAGGGAATCTTAGCTGATGACGACAGCAATATCGAGGAAAGCGCAGCTTCAGCTTTTTTGGAGTATGCCCGTAGCTTCGGTAAGTTGCGGGCTCAGGTAGGTGTACGTTACGAACACATTACGTCCGATTATTATGAGGATGACATTCGGGTGGATGGACAGAGCCGTACATACGACAATGTATTTCCGACCGTTTCCTTCTCCTTGCCTGTGGGCAAGACACAGCTTTCGTTAAGCTATACGGGTAGCATCGAGCGTCCGTCATATTGGGATTTGCGGAGCAACGTGACCTACGCTAACCGTTATACGTACGAGAGCGGTAACCCCTTGCTTCAGCCTTCACTCATCAACCGTCTGTCATTGGATGCTTCTTGGGAATGGATTTATTTCAACGCACGCTATACACATACTAAGGACGTGATGATTCAGACCAGTGCCGCTTATTCGGATGACGACCCGACCATCACGCTTTTGATTCATGACAACAAGTATAATTTGGATAATATTAATGCGACTTTGTCTTTTTCACCAGTTATCAGTGTTTGGTCACCTCGACTTACATTGATGTATCTTCAGCAATGGTATAAGGTGGATATGCCTAACGGGAAACGGAAGAATTTTAATAATCCGATAGGCAGCTTTACGTGGAATAATAATTTTCGTCTCCCCTTGGGCTTTATGCTTGATGTGGATTTCTTTTTGCAGACGACTGGTGAACAAGAAAATTATCACATAGCGAAGACTGTTTGGTCAGCAGATTTCGGTCTGCGTAAGACTTTTTTTAATGAACGCTTTAGCCTGCAATTACAAGCAACGAACTTATTCAACTCTAAAGAATACGATGGTTTCGTTTATAGCGGTAATCGGATACTGGGGTTAGATCAGCAATCGCGCCGCCGCTTCACACTGACCCTCCGCTACAAGTTCAATGCCACCAAGAGCAAGTACAAAGGCACGGGAGCAGGTCAGGAACAGCGAAGCCGAATGTGA
- a CDS encoding DUF456 domain-containing protein: protein MDIFLIILGVICLVAGMLGCVLPLLPGPPLAYVGMLLFHFTGRLQFTPVQLVVWAVLVVLVQVLDYVIPMLGTKYAGGTKWGNWGCVIGTVAGLFFPPWGIILGPFVGAVIGELAGDKNLKDALRSGFGSLAGFLFGTVVKLALCGYFVWQFLVAF from the coding sequence ATGGATATATTCCTTATCATATTAGGTGTCATTTGTCTGGTGGCGGGTATGCTGGGGTGTGTGCTTCCGTTACTTCCCGGACCTCCGCTTGCCTATGTCGGCATGTTGTTGTTTCATTTCACCGGGCGGTTGCAGTTTACTCCGGTGCAGTTGGTTGTGTGGGCTGTATTGGTTGTTCTGGTGCAGGTGCTCGATTACGTGATACCGATGTTGGGGACGAAGTATGCCGGAGGCACCAAATGGGGCAATTGGGGATGTGTCATCGGTACGGTAGCAGGCTTGTTCTTTCCGCCTTGGGGAATTATCCTCGGTCCTTTCGTTGGAGCGGTTATCGGTGAGTTGGCGGGAGACAAGAACCTGAAAGATGCCTTGCGCTCAGGGTTCGGCTCTTTGGCGGGCTTCTTGTTCGGAACAGTTGTCAAGCTGGCATTGTGCGGTTATTTCGTTTGGCAATTCCTTGTAGCCTTCTGA
- a CDS encoding sigma-70 region 4 type 2 — MKPNAVTCLLLIFCVMNLFFGCSQRKAAPLPELEQAEAVMFDYPDSALRILESMPMPADKEQHALWCLLVTQAKYKQYLPITSDSLIRIAYDYYKLTDNARRKAMAALYMGNVNYELQKIETSMAYYLEAKDEMVHTDDYTLGYLVMSSLGDLYLYRDLTDYALEVIQKSYDYAVKTPYLKYKAYALRDMARVYAVKDRLDSAIVYYNKAIGETQKANLSDLEQAFKNELASIYILLGDSRKALDLKKEVIESPYRTAQIYYGMGVAYINVHEYDSAYYCLNRALGASNIYTRGAVYQSLLSLSKRCPQYRDYALQYSDSLRFYEDSIRSIDKSKEIVVYQEQIKQEKLKLEKANATRWLLVSVLAGVVLLALLVYVYQRRKIVLHRKEEELNRLGLRLHEHESLMDRNNAYIAELEAQIAEGREASDQLGEQEETLASLRKENDSLRRDADRLRKEMEKLRLPSEESGGTERIAAELRQTRQENEELRIRMLERYPELSSLHAHPVYLQAEGMSRLRQICDTVYGGFCRRLSQSVPSLSEYEVELCCLIKLRFTVGEIAALLGISPSSVSTSKHRVKKKIYSCFGITDKKSLDLWVWEA; from the coding sequence ATGAAACCGAATGCCGTAACCTGCCTATTGTTGATTTTCTGTGTGATGAACCTGTTCTTCGGCTGCTCTCAGCGGAAAGCCGCCCCTTTGCCCGAACTGGAGCAGGCGGAAGCGGTGATGTTCGACTATCCCGACAGCGCCTTGCGTATTTTAGAATCTATGCCCATGCCTGCCGATAAGGAGCAGCATGCCTTGTGGTGCCTGTTGGTGACGCAGGCGAAATACAAACAATACCTTCCTATCACTTCCGATTCGTTGATTCGTATCGCGTACGATTATTACAAGCTTACGGATAATGCCCGGCGTAAGGCGATGGCGGCACTTTATATGGGTAATGTGAATTACGAATTGCAGAAGATAGAAACCTCCATGGCTTATTATTTGGAAGCGAAAGATGAAATGGTACATACCGATGATTATACCTTGGGATATTTGGTAATGTCCAGTCTTGGCGATTTATACCTTTACAGGGACTTGACAGATTATGCATTAGAGGTGATTCAAAAGTCGTATGATTATGCCGTGAAAACGCCTTATTTAAAATATAAAGCTTATGCTTTAAGAGATATGGCAAGAGTCTATGCAGTAAAAGACCGATTGGATTCGGCTATTGTTTATTATAATAAGGCTATAGGGGAAACTCAAAAAGCGAATTTGTCGGATTTGGAGCAAGCGTTTAAAAATGAATTGGCATCTATCTATATTTTATTAGGGGATTCCAGAAAGGCATTGGATTTAAAAAAAGAAGTCATTGAAAGCCCTTATCGCACCGCTCAGATCTATTATGGCATGGGAGTGGCTTATATAAATGTGCACGAATACGATTCAGCCTATTATTGCTTGAATCGGGCATTGGGCGCTTCAAATATTTATACGCGTGGTGCGGTTTACCAAAGCTTGTTGTCTTTAAGCAAACGTTGCCCGCAATATCGGGACTATGCGCTTCAGTACAGCGATTCCTTACGTTTTTATGAGGATTCCATCCGTTCGATAGACAAGAGCAAGGAAATCGTTGTTTACCAGGAGCAGATAAAGCAGGAGAAGCTGAAGCTGGAAAAAGCCAATGCCACCCGCTGGCTCTTGGTTTCGGTGCTGGCGGGCGTGGTGCTTCTCGCCTTGCTGGTCTACGTCTACCAACGCCGTAAAATCGTCCTGCACCGCAAGGAAGAGGAACTGAACCGTCTGGGCTTGCGGCTTCACGAGCATGAATCGCTGATGGACCGGAACAACGCTTACATTGCGGAACTGGAAGCGCAGATAGCCGAGGGGCGTGAGGCTTCGGACCAGTTGGGTGAGCAAGAGGAAACGCTTGCCTCCCTACGTAAGGAAAACGATTCCTTGCGCCGTGATGCGGACCGCTTGCGTAAGGAAATGGAGAAGCTCCGCCTCCCTTCGGAAGAGTCGGGAGGTACGGAACGCATCGCCGCAGAACTTCGCCAGACCAGGCAGGAGAACGAGGAGCTCCGCATCCGCATGCTGGAACGATACCCCGAGCTTTCCTCCCTCCATGCCCATCCGGTGTACCTTCAGGCGGAAGGCATGTCACGGCTCCGCCAGATATGCGATACGGTGTACGGGGGCTTTTGCCGGCGTCTCTCGCAATCCGTCCCTTCGCTGAGTGAGTACGAGGTGGAGCTGTGCTGCCTGATCAAGCTCCGCTTCACAGTCGGTGAGATAGCCGCCCTGCTGGGCATTTCCCCTTCCTCGGTCTCTACCAGCAAGCACCGTGTGAAGAAGAAAATCTATTCGTGCTTCGGCATCACGGACAAGAAGAGCCTGGACTTATGGGTTTGGGAAGCCTGA